A region from the Paenibacillus humicola genome encodes:
- a CDS encoding YojF family protein, whose protein sequence is MQTIHPPEIQRMIDGLKDQDLYIHLEMTSGAYAAHRDASRHPAANFISNAVIRYASGSIQGSGPYRVGLKTEKGWIYTEGLTHYEETEKERLIMAGHDGEGKLVVALQLSREPF, encoded by the coding sequence ATGCAGACCATTCATCCGCCAGAAATCCAGCGCATGATCGACGGCCTGAAGGATCAGGACCTTTACATTCATCTCGAAATGACGTCGGGTGCTTATGCGGCGCACCGCGACGCTTCGCGCCATCCGGCCGCGAATTTTATTTCGAACGCCGTGATCCGCTACGCGAGCGGCTCGATTCAGGGCAGCGGGCCTTACCGGGTCGGCCTGAAGACCGAGAAGGGCTGGATCTATACGGAGGGGCTCACCCACTATGAGGAAACCGAGAAAGAGCGCCTGATCATGGCCGGCCACGACGGCGAAGGCAAGCTGGTCGTCGCCCTGCAGCTGAGCCGGGAGCCGTTCTGA
- a CDS encoding sugar phosphate isomerase/epimerase family protein — translation MKLGVFSVLFAQKTFEESLDYIASKGLEAIEIGTGGYPGNAHCDPDQLLADESKLKAFKAAVDARGLTISALSCHANPLHPQKAISSEHDAVIRKTIELASRLGVPVVNTFSGCPGDHENAKYPNWPVAPWPNDYQDILKWQWEAKVIPYWSEIGKLATERNVKIGLELHGGFSVHTPATLLRLREAAGEAIGANLDPSHMWWQGIDPVQAVQILGRAGAIHHFHAKDTSIDPINVNKHGVTDMQSYTMMLDRAWQFRTVGFGHDMKTWADIISALRLVGYDYVVSIEHEDGLMSVEEGFTKAVENLQQVLIREPLGEMWWV, via the coding sequence ATGAAACTCGGCGTATTTTCCGTACTGTTCGCACAGAAGACGTTCGAAGAGTCTCTCGACTACATCGCATCCAAAGGACTCGAAGCGATTGAAATCGGCACCGGCGGCTACCCGGGCAACGCGCACTGCGATCCCGACCAGCTGTTAGCCGACGAAAGCAAGCTGAAGGCGTTCAAAGCGGCGGTCGACGCCCGCGGACTGACGATCAGTGCGCTGAGCTGCCATGCGAATCCGCTTCACCCGCAAAAAGCGATCTCGAGCGAGCACGATGCGGTCATCCGCAAAACGATCGAGCTGGCCTCGAGGCTCGGCGTACCGGTTGTCAATACGTTCTCCGGCTGCCCGGGCGACCATGAAAACGCGAAATATCCGAACTGGCCGGTCGCGCCTTGGCCGAACGATTACCAGGACATTTTGAAATGGCAGTGGGAAGCGAAGGTCATTCCGTACTGGTCCGAAATCGGCAAGCTCGCTACCGAGCGCAACGTTAAAATCGGCCTCGAGCTGCACGGCGGCTTCTCGGTCCATACACCGGCGACGCTGCTTCGACTCCGCGAAGCTGCAGGCGAAGCGATTGGCGCCAACCTCGACCCAAGCCACATGTGGTGGCAGGGCATCGATCCGGTTCAAGCCGTTCAAATTCTCGGCCGCGCCGGCGCGATTCATCATTTCCACGCGAAGGATACTTCGATCGATCCGATCAACGTCAACAAGCATGGCGTAACGGATATGCAGTCTTATACGATGATGCTCGACCGCGCTTGGCAGTTCCGTACGGTCGGTTTCGGCCACGACATGAAGACTTGGGCGGACATCATCAGCGCCCTGCGTCTGGTCGGCTACGACTACGTCGTTAGCATCGAGCATGAAGACGGGTTGATGTCCGTGGAAGAAGGCTTCACGAAAGCCGTCGAAAACCTGCAGCAGGTGCTCATTCGCGAGCCGCTCGGGGAAATGTGGTGGGTGTAA
- the uvrA gene encoding excinuclease ABC subunit UvrA yields the protein MASDSIVIKGARAHNLKNIDVTIPRDRFVVLTGLSGSGKSSLAFDTIYAEGQRRYVESLSAYARQFLGQMEKPDVDSIDGLSPAISIDQKTTSRNPRSTVGTVTEIYDYLRLLFARIGKPHCPDHGIEITSQTVEQMVDRLMEYPERTRLQILAPIVSGRKGEHTKLFADIQKQGFVRVRVNGEMRELSEKIELDKNKKHTIGVVVDRIVVKSDIGSRLADSIETALKLSGGQVLVDVMEKEELLFSSNLACPQCGFSIDELAPRMFSFNSPFGACPECDGLGAKMIVDPDLLVSDPSKSIFEGAFEAWAGSTSNYYPQFLDAVCQHYRIPTNVPVKDLSPEQMKKLLYGTGGERVRFRYENDFGYTKEAYVPFEGIVHNLERRYRETGSDGIREHIEQYMSAKPCGSCKGKRLRKESLAVTVGKQNIAYVTSLSIGEAQRFFGGLDLNEKELTIANLILREINSRLGFLVNVGLEYLSLSRSAGTLSGGEAQRIRLATQIGSSLMGVLYILDEPSIGLHQRDNDKLIQTLEHMRNLGNTLIVVEHDEDTMLASDYIIDIGPGAGIHGGQVVSQGTPQEVMADENSLTGAYLSGRRFIPVPLTRRETGDKWLEVRGAKENNLRGINVKIPLGVFTAVTGVSGSGKSTLVNEILYKTLARDLNKAKVRPGEHKEIRGLEHIEKVIDIDQSPIGRTPRSNPATYTGVFDDIRDVFASTNEAKVRGYKKGRFSFNVKGGRCESCRGDGIIKIEMHFLPDVYVPCEVCKGKRYNRETLDVKYKGKSIAEVLGMTIEDACEFFKNIPRIHRKLQTLLDVGLGYMNLGQPATTLSGGEAQRVKLAAELYRRSTGKTMYILDEPTTGLHVDDIDRLLVVLHRLVDSGESVLVIEHNLDVIKTADYLIDLGPEGGSGGGMIVATGTPEQVVKTKASYTGQYLKPILERDRARTIAKREAEEGVAAGRAD from the coding sequence GTGGCCAGCGATTCGATTGTCATTAAAGGGGCGCGAGCCCACAATTTGAAAAACATCGACGTCACCATTCCGCGCGACCGGTTTGTCGTGTTGACGGGGCTGAGCGGCTCGGGCAAGTCGTCGCTGGCGTTCGATACGATTTACGCGGAAGGGCAGCGCCGCTACGTCGAATCGCTGTCCGCCTACGCGCGTCAGTTTCTCGGGCAGATGGAGAAGCCGGACGTCGATTCGATCGACGGCCTGTCGCCGGCGATTTCCATCGACCAGAAGACGACCAGCCGCAACCCTCGTTCGACGGTCGGCACCGTAACGGAAATTTACGATTATTTGCGGCTGCTGTTCGCCCGCATCGGGAAGCCGCATTGTCCCGATCACGGCATCGAGATCACATCGCAGACGGTGGAGCAGATGGTCGACCGGCTGATGGAATATCCGGAGCGGACGCGGCTGCAAATTTTGGCCCCGATCGTTTCCGGACGCAAAGGGGAGCACACGAAGCTGTTCGCCGATATCCAGAAGCAGGGCTTCGTCCGCGTCCGCGTCAACGGCGAGATGCGCGAGCTGAGCGAGAAGATCGAGCTCGACAAGAACAAGAAGCACACCATCGGGGTTGTCGTTGACCGGATCGTCGTCAAGTCGGATATCGGAAGCCGGCTCGCCGATTCGATCGAGACGGCGCTTAAGCTTTCCGGCGGCCAGGTGCTGGTCGACGTCATGGAGAAGGAAGAGCTGCTGTTCAGCTCGAACCTTGCGTGCCCGCAGTGCGGGTTCAGCATCGACGAGCTGGCGCCGCGCATGTTTTCGTTCAACAGCCCGTTCGGAGCTTGTCCGGAGTGCGACGGTCTCGGGGCGAAAATGATCGTCGATCCCGACCTGCTTGTCTCCGATCCGTCGAAGTCGATTTTCGAAGGCGCTTTTGAGGCATGGGCAGGCAGCACCTCCAACTACTATCCGCAGTTTCTGGATGCCGTTTGCCAGCATTACCGCATTCCGACGAACGTTCCGGTCAAGGATCTGTCTCCCGAGCAAATGAAGAAGCTGCTGTACGGGACGGGCGGAGAGCGGGTGCGGTTCCGCTACGAGAACGATTTCGGCTACACGAAGGAAGCATACGTCCCCTTCGAGGGCATCGTGCACAACCTGGAGCGCCGTTACCGCGAGACGGGCTCGGACGGCATCCGCGAGCATATCGAGCAGTACATGAGCGCCAAGCCGTGCGGCAGCTGCAAGGGCAAGCGGCTGCGCAAGGAAAGCCTGGCCGTAACGGTCGGCAAGCAAAATATCGCGTATGTGACCTCGCTTTCGATTGGTGAAGCCCAGCGCTTCTTCGGCGGTCTCGACCTGAACGAGAAGGAGCTTACGATTGCGAATCTGATTTTGAGGGAGATCAACAGCCGGCTCGGCTTCCTCGTCAACGTCGGGCTGGAGTATTTGTCGCTCAGCCGTTCCGCGGGAACGCTGTCCGGCGGTGAAGCGCAGCGGATCCGGCTCGCGACGCAGATCGGCTCCAGCCTGATGGGCGTCCTGTATATCCTGGACGAGCCGAGCATCGGTCTGCACCAGCGCGATAACGACAAGCTGATCCAGACGCTGGAGCATATGCGCAATCTCGGCAACACGCTGATCGTCGTCGAGCACGACGAAGACACGATGCTGGCCTCCGATTACATTATCGACATCGGTCCCGGCGCGGGCATTCACGGCGGTCAGGTTGTGTCGCAAGGGACGCCGCAGGAAGTGATGGCGGACGAAAATTCGCTGACCGGCGCCTATTTGAGCGGCCGCCGGTTCATTCCGGTGCCGCTGACCCGCCGCGAGACGGGCGACAAGTGGCTCGAGGTGCGCGGAGCGAAAGAAAACAATTTGCGCGGCATTAACGTCAAGATCCCGCTCGGCGTGTTTACGGCCGTGACCGGCGTATCGGGGTCGGGCAAATCGACGCTCGTAAACGAGATTTTATATAAAACGCTGGCGCGCGATCTGAACAAAGCGAAGGTGCGGCCGGGCGAGCATAAGGAGATCCGCGGTCTGGAGCATATCGAGAAGGTCATCGATATCGATCAGTCGCCGATCGGCCGCACGCCGCGTTCCAATCCGGCGACGTACACCGGTGTGTTCGACGACATCCGCGACGTTTTCGCGTCGACGAACGAAGCGAAGGTCCGCGGCTACAAGAAAGGACGCTTCAGCTTTAACGTCAAGGGCGGGCGCTGCGAATCGTGCCGCGGCGACGGCATCATCAAGATCGAGATGCACTTCCTGCCGGACGTCTACGTACCTTGCGAGGTGTGCAAGGGCAAACGGTACAATCGCGAGACGCTCGACGTGAAGTACAAAGGCAAAAGCATCGCCGAAGTGCTGGGGATGACGATTGAGGACGCTTGCGAGTTTTTTAAAAACATTCCGCGCATCCACCGCAAGCTGCAGACGCTGCTCGATGTCGGCCTGGGCTATATGAACCTCGGCCAGCCGGCAACAACGCTGTCCGGCGGAGAGGCGCAGCGCGTGAAGCTCGCTGCCGAGCTGTACCGCCGCAGCACGGGCAAAACGATGTATATTCTCGACGAGCCGACCACCGGCCTGCACGTCGACGATATCGACCGGCTGCTCGTCGTGCTGCACCGTCTTGTCGATTCCGGCGAATCGGTGCTTGTCATCGAGCATAATTTGGATGTAATCAAGACAGCTGACTACTTGATCGATCTCGGGCCGGAGGGCGGCAGCGGCGGCGGCATGATCGTAGCCACCGGTACGCCGGAGCAAGTGGTGAAAACGAAAGCCTCCTATACCGGCCAATACTTGAAGCCGATTTTGGAGCGCGACCGCGCGCGCACGATTGCAAAGCGCGAAGCGGAGGAGGGAGTGGCAGCCGGGAGGGCGGATTAA
- a CDS encoding flagellar motor protein, translating into MDMTTVFGIAAGLLALFFGFVWEGGHAESLFEKTAILIVFGGTFAAVAVSYPLTRLKQIPGALRLAFSRSGADPYELIDRIVAMATVARREGVLALEKEANGMDEPFLRDGLLMVVDGTDPELTRQILMMEIDALERKREQQAKIFESAGGFSPTMGIIGTVMGLIHVLSNLSDPSLLGPSIAVAFTATLYGVAGANLVYLPIASKIKSNSEEHIQTMELMLEGVLALQAGENPQLIRKKLTSFMLLDAENPKAKKVEPDAQEE; encoded by the coding sequence ATGGATATGACAACGGTTTTTGGCATCGCCGCGGGTTTGCTCGCGTTATTTTTCGGCTTTGTCTGGGAAGGCGGCCATGCGGAAAGCCTCTTTGAGAAAACGGCCATCCTGATCGTCTTCGGCGGTACATTCGCGGCCGTCGCCGTCAGCTATCCGCTCACGAGGCTCAAGCAGATCCCCGGTGCGCTGCGGCTTGCTTTCAGCCGCTCGGGCGCGGATCCCTACGAGCTGATCGACCGGATCGTCGCGATGGCTACGGTGGCCAGGCGCGAAGGGGTGCTTGCGCTGGAGAAGGAAGCGAACGGGATGGACGAGCCCTTCCTGCGCGACGGGCTGCTGATGGTCGTCGACGGCACGGATCCCGAGCTGACGCGGCAAATTTTGATGATGGAAATCGATGCGCTCGAACGCAAGCGCGAGCAGCAGGCAAAAATTTTCGAATCGGCCGGCGGCTTCTCGCCGACGATGGGCATTATCGGCACCGTGATGGGGCTTATCCACGTGCTCAGCAATTTGTCGGACCCAAGCCTGCTCGGCCCGTCAATCGCGGTTGCCTTCACGGCCACGCTATACGGCGTCGCCGGCGCGAATCTCGTGTACCTGCCGATCGCCAGCAAAATCAAATCCAACAGCGAGGAGCACATCCAGACGATGGAGCTGATGCTCGAAGGCGTGCTCGCGCTCCAGGCCGGCGAAAATCCGCAGCTCATCCGCAAGAAGCTGACCTCGTTCATGCTGCTGGATGCGGAAAATCCGAAGGCGAAGAAGGTGGAGCCGGATGCGCAGGAGGAGTAA
- the uvrB gene encoding excinuclease ABC subunit UvrB has product MSKAQLFQLKSEYRPQGDQPQAIRKLVEGVEAGMRHQTLLGATGTGKTYTIANTIAQLNRPTLVIAHNKTLAAQLCSEFQEFFPDNAVSYFVSYYDYYQPEAYIPSSDTYIEKDSSINDEIDKLRHSATSSLFERRDVIIVASVSCIYGLGSPLEYRELVLSLRVGMEKPRDQILHKLVDIQYQRNDINFIRGTFRVRGDIVEIFPVANNERAIRVELFGDEIERITEIDVLTGEIVGERDHVAIFPASHFVTREETMRVALKNIEAELEERLAELRGQGKLLEAQRLEQRTRYDLEMMAEMGFCSGIENYSGPLTFRERGATPYTLFDYFPDDMLIVIDESHQTLPQIRAMYNGDRARKEVLVDHGFRLPSALDNRPLRFEEFEEKAGQLIYVSATPGPYELEHCPTMVEQIIRPTGLLDPIVEVRKTKGQIDDLLGEIRERLAKDERVLVTTLTKKMSEDLTDYLKDVGIKVRYLHSDIKTLERMQILRDLRIGTFHVLVGINLLREGLDLPEVSLVAILDADKEGFLRSERSMIQTIGRAARNSDGRVIMYADKITESMEKAIFETERRRAIQIAYNEKHGITPQTIRKRIYNVIEATKVAEQKSEYLTGPSVDKMSKKERQSLIQRLEAEMKEAAKNLQFERAAELRDALLELKAETA; this is encoded by the coding sequence ATGAGCAAGGCGCAGCTGTTTCAGCTGAAATCCGAATACCGGCCGCAGGGCGATCAGCCGCAGGCGATCCGCAAGCTGGTGGAGGGCGTCGAAGCAGGGATGAGGCATCAGACGCTGCTCGGTGCGACGGGCACGGGCAAAACGTATACGATTGCCAACACGATTGCGCAGCTGAACCGGCCGACGCTCGTCATCGCCCACAACAAGACGCTGGCGGCGCAGCTGTGCAGCGAGTTCCAGGAGTTTTTTCCGGACAACGCCGTGTCCTACTTCGTCAGCTACTACGACTATTACCAGCCGGAGGCTTATATCCCGTCTTCGGATACGTACATCGAGAAGGACTCGAGCATTAACGACGAAATCGACAAGCTGCGTCACTCGGCGACCAGCTCGCTCTTCGAACGGCGCGACGTCATTATTGTCGCGAGCGTCTCGTGCATCTACGGTCTCGGTTCGCCGCTCGAATACAGGGAGCTGGTGCTAAGCCTGCGCGTCGGCATGGAGAAGCCGCGGGACCAAATCCTGCACAAGCTCGTCGACATCCAGTACCAGCGCAACGATATCAATTTCATTCGGGGAACGTTCCGCGTGCGCGGCGATATCGTTGAAATTTTTCCGGTTGCCAACAACGAGCGGGCGATCCGCGTCGAGCTGTTCGGCGATGAAATCGAGCGCATTACCGAGATCGACGTGCTGACGGGCGAAATCGTCGGCGAACGCGATCATGTCGCGATTTTTCCGGCCTCCCACTTCGTGACGCGCGAGGAGACGATGCGCGTGGCACTGAAGAATATCGAAGCGGAGCTGGAGGAGCGGCTCGCCGAGCTGCGCGGACAGGGCAAGCTGCTGGAGGCGCAGCGGCTGGAGCAGCGGACCCGCTACGACCTGGAGATGATGGCGGAGATGGGGTTCTGCTCCGGCATCGAGAACTATTCGGGGCCGCTCACGTTCCGTGAACGCGGCGCGACGCCATATACGCTGTTCGATTATTTTCCCGACGATATGTTGATCGTTATTGACGAATCCCACCAGACGCTGCCGCAGATCCGGGCGATGTACAACGGCGACCGGGCGCGCAAGGAGGTGCTGGTCGATCACGGCTTCCGGCTGCCGTCCGCACTCGACAACCGGCCGCTTCGCTTCGAGGAGTTCGAGGAGAAGGCAGGACAGCTGATCTATGTGTCCGCAACGCCGGGGCCTTACGAGCTGGAGCACTGCCCGACGATGGTGGAGCAGATCATCCGGCCGACCGGGCTGCTGGATCCGATCGTCGAAGTGCGCAAGACGAAAGGGCAGATCGACGACCTGCTCGGCGAAATCCGGGAGCGGCTGGCCAAGGACGAGCGCGTGCTCGTTACGACACTGACCAAGAAAATGTCGGAGGACCTGACCGATTATTTGAAGGACGTCGGCATCAAGGTACGGTATCTGCATTCGGACATCAAGACGCTGGAGCGGATGCAGATTTTGCGCGACCTGCGGATCGGCACCTTTCATGTGCTCGTCGGCATCAATCTGCTGCGGGAAGGGCTGGACCTGCCGGAAGTATCGCTTGTCGCCATTCTGGATGCGGATAAGGAAGGATTCCTCCGTTCCGAACGGTCGATGATCCAGACGATCGGGCGGGCGGCGCGCAACTCCGACGGCCGCGTCATTATGTACGCCGACAAAATCACCGAGTCAATGGAGAAGGCGATTTTCGAGACGGAACGCCGCCGCGCGATCCAGATCGCCTACAACGAGAAGCACGGCATTACGCCGCAGACGATCCGAAAGCGCATCTACAACGTGATCGAAGCGACCAAGGTCGCCGAGCAGAAGAGCGAATATTTAACCGGTCCGAGCGTCGACAAGATGAGCAAGAAGGAACGCCAGTCGCTGATTCAGCGCTTGGAGGCGGAGATGAAGGAAGCGGCGAAAAACCTGCAGTTCGAGCGTGCGGCTGAGCTTCGCGACGCCCTGCTTGAGCTGAAGGCGGAAACGGCTTAA
- a CDS encoding OmpA/MotB family protein → MRRRSKKRGGEKENHERWLITYSDLITLLLIFFVILYAMSRIDVDKYKVLAQSLQLEFRKADSVLEMGSGVTGGLDKAQQPKLTKLNAQMPDPEEVRQLEKQLRERELQDLLKIVRAYAKANHLESQVFVADVPEGIAIRLSDQFLFDLGKADLKKGAFPVLDKLSSLFKQLDNTISIEGHTDNLPVQPGGEFQDNWGLSAGRALSVLRYFIDKDGLEPKKFKIAGYADTRPVAPNTTEANRQKNRRVEITVLRKLE, encoded by the coding sequence ATGCGCAGGAGGAGTAAAAAACGCGGCGGAGAAAAGGAAAATCACGAGCGCTGGCTCATTACTTACTCCGATCTCATTACGCTGCTGCTCATCTTTTTTGTTATTTTATACGCCATGAGCCGCATCGATGTCGATAAATACAAAGTGCTGGCACAGTCGCTTCAGCTGGAATTCCGCAAAGCGGACTCGGTGCTCGAGATGGGCTCCGGCGTGACCGGGGGCCTCGATAAAGCGCAGCAGCCGAAGCTGACCAAACTGAACGCGCAGATGCCGGACCCCGAGGAGGTGCGGCAGCTGGAAAAGCAACTGCGGGAACGGGAGCTGCAGGATTTGCTGAAAATCGTGCGGGCATATGCGAAAGCGAACCATCTCGAAAGCCAGGTGTTCGTTGCCGATGTGCCGGAAGGCATCGCGATCCGGCTGTCCGATCAGTTTCTGTTCGATCTCGGCAAAGCGGACTTGAAGAAAGGCGCCTTTCCGGTGCTCGACAAGCTGTCCAGCCTGTTTAAGCAGCTGGACAACACGATCAGCATTGAAGGCCATACCGATAATTTGCCGGTCCAGCCCGGCGGCGAATTTCAGGACAATTGGGGGCTGTCGGCCGGCAGAGCGCTGTCGGTGCTGCGCTATTTTATCGACAAGGACGGCCTCGAACCGAAGAAGTTCAAAATCGCCGGCTACGCCGACACCCGTCCGGTCGCGCCAAATACAACCGAAGCGAACCGCCAAAAAAATCGCCGCGTCGAAATTACCGTGCTCCGGAAATTGGAATAG
- the bshB2 gene encoding bacillithiol biosynthesis deacetylase BshB2, which translates to MERRVLVVLPHPDDEAFGISGTLSKYVQEGASVTYACLTLGEMGRNMGFPPFASRVTLPSIRKQELEASCAAIGIRDLRMLGFHDKTVEFDRERLDSCMEELLSELKPTLVITFYPGYSVHPDHDATGASVIESIRKLPEADRPLVYCVAFARGHEEAIGKPDVIHDVRPFVQQKIASITSHRSQFQAVVGEMKLSQQEAEERFGTERFWTYTFA; encoded by the coding sequence ATGGAACGACGAGTTTTGGTCGTACTGCCGCATCCCGACGACGAGGCGTTCGGCATCTCGGGAACGCTGTCCAAATACGTCCAAGAAGGCGCAAGCGTCACCTATGCCTGCCTCACCTTGGGCGAGATGGGACGGAATATGGGCTTCCCGCCTTTTGCAAGCCGGGTGACCCTGCCGTCGATTCGCAAGCAGGAGCTGGAAGCGTCCTGCGCCGCGATCGGCATTCGTGATTTGCGGATGCTCGGCTTCCACGACAAGACGGTCGAATTCGACCGGGAGCGGCTTGACAGCTGCATGGAAGAGCTGCTGAGCGAGCTTAAGCCGACGCTTGTGATCACGTTTTATCCGGGATACAGCGTACACCCCGATCATGACGCCACCGGCGCGTCGGTCATCGAATCGATCCGGAAGCTGCCGGAAGCGGACAGGCCGCTCGTATACTGCGTTGCATTTGCGAGAGGCCACGAAGAAGCGATCGGCAAGCCGGACGTCATTCACGACGTAAGACCGTTCGTGCAGCAAAAAATCGCTTCGATTACTTCGCATCGTTCGCAATTTCAGGCCGTGGTCGGCGAAATGAAGCTTTCGCAGCAGGAAGCCGAAGAACGGTTCGGGACGGAGCGGTTCTGGACGTATACATTCGCCTGA
- a CDS encoding nitrite/sulfite reductase: protein MAYEAVWMKEPSKLNKFEFVKHEKDGLDVIRTIIDNYSKEGYASIPEDDMNRFKWAGVYEQKPKDGHFMMRVRINTGIMTSAQARALASIARDYGRDLMDVTTRQAIQFHWLQIENMPDIFNRLEAVGLYSYEACGDCPRTIVGNPLAGIDKDELIDTVDIVNQVNDFFLLNRDFSNLPRKYKMSISGNIYNNANAEINDLAFVPAVKEIDGQEVIGFHAYVGGGLSAKPHLAKELDLFVRPDEVLKVAIGVTTIFRDYGYREKRHQARLKFLVADWGPEKFKEKLLEIIGDMPSKGENKMLGWNAVYYDGVYPQKQAGYNFIGLNVPVGRTNADEFEQLADLADQYGEGKIRTTMSQNIIISGVPDDKVEEALKAPVLRRLSPNAKAFMSRTVSCTGNEFCNLAVVETKVRAHRVAEFLDSAIELDEKIRIHFIGCPNACGQKHIADIGLQGALVKTPEGMVDAFDIAVGGTLGPNASFNTALKGRVKGDDVGGVLVKLIGFYKENRSAGESFNGFVKRVGVPAFQEKLNEILAG from the coding sequence ATGGCTTACGAAGCCGTTTGGATGAAAGAACCGTCCAAATTGAATAAATTCGAATTCGTCAAACATGAAAAGGACGGGCTCGATGTCATCCGTACCATCATCGACAACTATTCGAAGGAAGGCTATGCTTCCATTCCGGAAGACGACATGAACCGGTTTAAATGGGCCGGCGTTTACGAGCAAAAGCCGAAGGATGGCCACTTCATGATGCGCGTCCGCATCAACACCGGCATTATGACAAGCGCGCAGGCCCGCGCACTCGCTTCGATCGCCCGGGATTACGGGCGCGATCTGATGGATGTAACGACACGTCAAGCGATTCAGTTCCATTGGCTGCAAATCGAGAATATGCCGGATATTTTCAACCGCCTCGAAGCGGTCGGCTTGTACTCGTATGAAGCTTGCGGCGACTGCCCGCGGACCATCGTCGGCAACCCGCTCGCCGGCATCGACAAGGACGAGCTGATCGATACGGTCGACATTGTAAATCAGGTTAACGATTTCTTCCTGTTGAACCGGGATTTCTCGAACCTGCCCCGCAAATATAAAATGTCCATCTCTGGCAACATTTATAACAATGCCAACGCGGAGATCAACGACCTTGCGTTCGTGCCCGCCGTGAAAGAAATCGACGGCCAGGAAGTGATCGGCTTCCACGCTTACGTTGGCGGAGGCCTGTCGGCGAAGCCGCACCTGGCGAAGGAGCTCGATCTATTCGTCCGTCCGGACGAGGTGCTGAAAGTCGCCATCGGCGTCACGACGATTTTCCGCGACTACGGCTACCGCGAGAAACGCCATCAGGCGCGTCTCAAGTTTCTCGTTGCCGACTGGGGTCCGGAAAAATTCAAAGAAAAGCTGCTCGAAATTATCGGCGATATGCCGTCCAAGGGCGAGAACAAAATGCTCGGCTGGAACGCCGTTTATTATGACGGCGTATACCCCCAGAAACAAGCCGGTTATAACTTTATCGGCCTGAATGTTCCGGTCGGCCGGACGAACGCCGACGAATTTGAACAGCTGGCCGATCTCGCAGATCAATACGGCGAAGGTAAAATCCGCACGACAATGTCGCAAAACATCATCATCAGCGGCGTTCCGGACGACAAGGTCGAAGAGGCGCTTAAAGCGCCCGTTCTGCGCCGCCTGTCGCCGAATGCCAAAGCGTTCATGAGCCGCACCGTATCGTGCACGGGCAACGAATTTTGCAATCTGGCCGTTGTGGAAACGAAAGTACGCGCACACCGCGTCGCCGAATTTTTGGATTCGGCTATCGAGCTGGATGAGAAAATCCGCATTCATTTCATCGGCTGCCCGAACGCCTGCGGCCAGAAGCATATTGCCGATATCGGTCTGCAGGGCGCGCTGGTCAAAACACCGGAAGGCATGGTCGACGCGTTCGACATTGCCGTCGGCGGTACGCTCGGCCCCAACGCATCGTTTAATACCGCGCTGAAAGGCCGTGTCAAAGGCGACGACGTCGGCGGCGTGCTTGTGAAGCTGATTGGATTTTACAAGGAAAACCGTTCGGCCGGCGAATCGTTTAACGGATTCGTGAAGCGCGTCGGCGTGCCGGCGTTCCAAGAAAAGCTGAATGAAATTTTAGCCGGTTAA